From the genome of Treponema peruense:
CCGTTCCTGAAACCGTCTGTGACTTCAGAATTGTAGGAAACTGGTACGATGCTTCAAAAGGTGCCGAAATTACAAAAGCCATGGCTTTTTCGGGAACAGACGTAATTCTTCCAATCTGCGGCGGTGCTTCAAGAGGGGTTATTTCTGCTGCAAAGGAACTGGGCATTCACCTTGTATGGTTTGACGAAAATGCATTTTCAAAAGCACCGGGAACAATCATTTCTTCATGCCTGGTTCTTCAGAAAAAAGCCGCAAAAGAAACTGCACTTGACTACCTTAACGGAAAGATTTTATGGGGACAGACGCGCACAGTAGGTTTTTCAGACGGATACATTGAATTTGTAAGGGATGACCCGCTTTATGAAAGTTCTGTAAGCCCCTCGATAAGGGAAAAAATGGACGTTCTCATAGAGTCACTTTCAGAAAGCAACTGATGGAACTTTGCATTCAGGATTTATCAAAAAAATACACGCTTAAAACTGCCCTCGACGGAATAACTATTACGTTCGGAGGGTCAAAAATCCATGCGATTCTTGGAGAAAACGGAGCGGGAAAATCAACCCTTGTTTCGATTCTTTCGGGAAGCCTTTCACCTTCAGGCGGAAAAATCTTTATTGACGGAATACAGACGCACTTTGTTTCTGCTGCAGACGCAATGTCAAAAGGAATATATATTGTACGCCAGCGTCCGGTTCTTGCAGAAAATCTTACTGTACTGCAAAATATTCTTCTGGGAACAGGAATCTTTACCGGTAAAAAAAAGACAGAAAAAATCAAAAAGCAGCTTGCAGAAATTGACCCGGGTATTGTTCCGGATGAAAAAATAAAAAATCTTGGCGGAAATAGACGCTTTTACACTTCACTTGCGGCAGCCCTTATTTACGAACCAAAATGCCTTATTCTTGATGAACCTTCTGCCTTTCTTGATAAAGAGGAAAGGGAAAAACTTTACAAACTTCTGAAAACCCTTGCGCAAAAAGGAATGTGCATAATTGTAATAACCCACAGCCGTGCCGAAGCCGCAGCCAACGCAGATACAGTAACGGTTCTTAATGAAGGAAAACTGTCGCACTTTTACGCCAGGGCTTCGGATTCTCTGGCAGACAGGAATTTTTTTACAGAAAAATCCGCGCAAATTGTTCAGCAGACAAACAGCGGAACGCAACACAAAATCTGTCTGGAAATAAGCGGCTTTTCATGCAGACCAAAAAACCGCCCTCCGGTAACAGACGCAGGGTTGCAGGCATACTACGGTGAAATATGTGCAGTTACATCGCCGGGTGACTCTTCTCTAAAAACATTTGAAGATGCTCTCTGCGGAATGGAAAAAGACGGCCTTTCAGGAACGGTTTCATTCTTTTCAGCTCAGCAGAAAAAAACTGCGATAAAAGCAGCAGACCTTACCCCCTGTTTCCTTAGAAAAAACGGAACTGCCGTTATTCCGTCCGACAAAACATACAGGGCTTCAAACCCGTCGCTTACAGTCGCAGAAATGCTTTCTGTGTACACAAAAAAAGATGCAGAAGAAAAAGCGCTTGACCTTATAAAAGACGCAGCCATAGAAATCACCCCGCAGCAGAGTGTTTCTGACCTTAGCGGTGGAATGCTCCAGAGACTCATTCTTGCACGCGAGCTTTCTACAAACCCAAGTCTTGTAATAATGTGCAACCCCATGCAGGGACTTGATGCTGCGTCACAGAAACGCCTGTGTGAAAGAATTCTTTCCCTCGTTTCAGATAAAAAAGCCGTAATTCTCATTGGAGCAGAAGATTTTCCGCTTACTTTGTGTTCCCGCGTATATACTCTTGAAAGCGGTATCCTTAAACTTTCTTTTTCAAAACAGGCAGGCTAAAAAATGTACTACCTTATGACAATGCTTACTTCAGCCGGAATTCTCATGATTGCAGGAACAGGCGCCCTTCTTTCAATAAGATGCGGTGCAATGAATCTTGGCGGCGAAGGACAAATATATGCAGGCGGTTTTGCAGGCTGCGCAGTTCTTGTCTATGTACAGGGCCCATCACCTCTGGTTTTTGCACTTGCACTGGCCGCTTCCCTTGCTTCGGGATCTCTTCTGGGACTTCTTTCTGCCCTTCTCTGGGAAAAACGCGGTGCACAGCCTCTTCTCACTTCATTTATAATTTCTGCGGCCGTTATTCCGCTTATAGACGGGTTCATAAGCGCCTCAAAAAACACGTCGGCCACAAACATGCTGGCACTTCCTTATATAAGTGAAGTTTACAGGATGCCAAAGATAAGCCTTGTTTTATGCCCGCTTTTCTGCATTGCAGCCCGGCTTTTTCTGTACAGGACATATTCTGGAAGAAAAATGTCACTCTGGGGAAAAGCCCCGGAATTTGCATCTTACTGCGGATTTGCCTCATCTCCGTACACATATTCGTCCCTGGCGGTATCAGGAGCACTTCACGCACTTGCAGGATTTACGGCAGTCTGCATGACATATTTTACATGCCACAAAGGCTTTTACCTGGGAACAGGCTGGAACGCACTCAGTGCCGCACTTTTATCTTCGGGAAACCCGCTTATGCTTATTCCGTCATCGCTTTTTCTTGCGTGGCTTTACACTTTTGCAGACAGAATTTCACTTATGAACGGCTTTGGTTTTGACATAGGCGGAATTATCCAGGGAATTGTTCTTTTTGCAATATCCGTATTCAGCGTAAGAAGCATCAGCCAAAACAGTTCCGGCAGGAGAATAAAATGAACGCATTTCTTTCCATACTGAACATCGCGGCGCCTCTTTTACCAATGACAATAGGGGGACTGGCCAGCGAATATGCAGGAAGAATGGCTCTCTTTCTTGACGGTGCCGCCAATCTGGGGGCTTTTCTCTGCTATACTTTCACTGTTTTTACGGGAAGCCCCGTAACAGGAACACTGCTGTCCGTACTGGGCGTAGCGGCTCTGGTCTTTATTTTGGAACGGCTGGCCACGCGCCTTAAAGCAAATATGTTTCTCGCCGCGCTTGCAATGAACATTCTGTTTTCTTCGCTGATGACACTTCTTTCTTCTATTATATTCGGCACAAGGGGTGTACTTTTTTCAGAAGCGTTTGGCTTTAACCCGGCTGCGGCAAGGGGCATTACTTCGGCAGTTTGTCTGTGCGTTTCGGCAGCAATTGTATTTTTTCTTGCCTTTACAATTCCGGGCCTTGAACTGAGAATTTCAGGCAGTGAAGCCGGTGTCCTTGAAGCCCGCGGAATAAGTGCAGACAAATACCGGTGTGCTTCGTGGGTTCTTGCAGGCGTTTGTGCTTCCCTCTGCGGTTCATGTCTTGCCATAAGAATTGATTCCTATGTTCCAGGAATTTCATCGGGACGCGGCTGGACTGCACTGGCTGCTGTTTTTCTGGGAAGAAAAAATGCTGTTTTTGCGGCTCTGTGCGTACTGCTCTTTGCTTTTGCAGAATATCTTTCGGCAAATATACAAAATATTCCGGCGTTTGCACAGTTTCCGTCATCAATACTGCTGGCGCTTCCGTATATTCTTGCAGTTATTCTTATTCTGGTTATTCCGGGAAAAAAGGACCGACAGTAGAAGGCAAAAAAAAAAGCCCGGAAGAATTTCCGGACCTTAAGTGCGCGGCTTTGGAATCGAACCAAAGACCCCAAGCGTGTCATGCTTGTACTCTAACCAACTGAGCTAGTCGCGCATAAAACTGATGTATATTATTTTATCAGAACACGTCTTTTTGGTCAAGATACACACCCTCTTTTACGCTGCTTTTGTCACATTTATTCCATGGTTTTCCACTATATATAAAGCCTTAAACAACTTAGTTTTGCAGCGCAATATTTCCATAAAAAACAAATGAATTATTTCAAATTACCATACTTTCCGGCACGCTTTTACGGGTGTATAATTTTGGTATGGAATACTTAATCGGCGTAGATTTGGGTACAAGCGGTACCAAGACAGTTCTTTTTGACACAAACGGAAATTCAATTGCTTCAAAAACAATAGAATACCCACTTTACCAGCCTCAAAACGGATGGGCAGAACAGGATCCCGAAGACTGGTGGAAGGCTGCGTGCGGCGGAATGTCGGCAGTAATTTCAAAATCAGGCATAAATCCATCTGACATCAAAGGAATAGGCATAAGCGGTCAGATGCACGGTCTTGTCGTGCTGGACAAGTCAGGCGCAGTTTTAAGAAAAAGCATAATCTGGTGCGACCAGAGAACAGAAAAAGAATGTGAACAGATAACATCCCTTGTAGGTGCTGAACGTCTTATTTCCATAACTGCAAATCCAGCTCTTACGGGCTTTACTGCATCAAAAATACTCTGGGTAAGAAACCACGAGCCGCACATTTACGAAAAATGCGCGCATATTCTTTTGCCCAAAGACTATGTAAGATACAGACTCACCGGTGAATTCGCAACAGAAGTAAGCGATGCAAGCGGAATGCAGCTTCTGGACGTTCCCGGAAGAAAATGGTCAGACGAGGTTCTGTCAAAGCTGCAGATAGACAAGTCTCTTCTGGGTACAGTGTACGAATCTCCTGAAATTACCGGCCGCATAACAAAAGAAGCCGCCGAACTTACAAAAGTCCCCGAAGGAACTCCTGTCGCAGGCGGTGCGGGAGACAATGCAGCGGCCGCAGTCGGTACAGGAACAGTAACTGACGGCACTGCATTTACTACAATCGGAACAAGCGGTGTTGTATTTGCACATACATCTTCACCTGTAATTGATCCAAAAGGAAGAGTCCACACTTTCTGCTGTGCCGTTCCCGGAGCATGGCACGTTATGGGCGTAACACAGGCTGCAGGTCTTTCACTAAGGTGGTTCAGGGACAATTTCTGTGCGGCAGAAAAAACCGTTGCAGAAAGTCTGGGCACAGATCCTTACGACACAATGAACAAAGAAGCGCAGACTGTTCCGCCGGGATGTGACAAACTGCTGTATCTTCCCTATCTCATGGGAGAACGCACTCCGCATCTTGACCCCAACTGCCGCGGTGTTTTCTTTGGCCTTTCTGCAATGCATACACGTGCACATATGTTAAGGGCTGTAATGGAAGGCGTTGCATTCAGCCAGAGGGATTCTGCAGATATTATCCACGGAATGGGAGTAGACACTTCCACAATGCAGGTATGCGGTGGCGGTGCCAGAAGCGATGTCTGGAGACAGATGCTTGCCGATGTAATGAAAACTCCTGTACTGAGAATTTCCAATACAGAAGGTCCGGCTCTTGGAGTTGCAATACTTGCAGGCACCGGAACCGGAATATACAAAAGCGTAAGTGAAGGCTGCTCTGCCGTAATAAAAATGCGCGACAAAACGGAACCGTGCGCAGAAAATTCCGCAGAGTATGAAAAGTATTATAAAATTTACAAAGAACTTTACCCTGCACTCAAAAGCGTATACAAAGATCTTTCGCAGCTTTAGGGGAGACAGAAAATGGTGGCTTAAGGAACTTTCTGGAGTTCGGAATATGTAAATTTCTAATACATTTACACTAAAATTCAAATGTACAAATGGTTTTTGAGGGTGTAATATAGATTATCTCTAACAATCTGGTAAACTGGCTTTTTAGAGACTCACTGTATTTTTTTGGAAAGAATCCATTTTAGGAGGAAAGATTAAATGGAAAAATTCACAAATATTCCCGATGTAAAACTCGGAATCATTGCAGTAAGCCGTGACTGCTTTGTCATCTCGCTGTCAGAAAAAAGGCGAGCTGCAGTTGCAAAAGCTTTCGCCGGTAAAGGAAGCATTTTTGAAGCAAAGACAACCGTAGAAAACGAAAAAGATATGCTCAAAGCCGTAGAAGAAGTAAAGGCTGCCGGATGCAATGCACTTGTCGTTTTTCTCGGAAACTTCGGCCCCGAAACACCAGAAACTCAGATTGCGCAAAAGTTTGACGGCCCGTGCATGTTTGTAGCGGCAGCCGAAGAATCAGACAAAGATCTTATCAACGGCCGCGGTGATGCCTACTGCGGAATGCTCAACTGCTCATACAACCTCAACCTGCGCCACATTCCGGCTGTAATTCCTGAATATCCTGTAGGAACAGCAGACGACATTGCACAGATGATAGAAGACTTCATTCCTGTTGCAAGAACAATAATAGGAATCAAAAACCTCAAAATCATCACATTCGGTTCAAGACCGCAGGACTTCTTTGCCTGCAATGCACCAATCAAGGCTCTTTATGACCTCGGTATAGAAATCCAGGAAAATTCAGAGCTTGACCTTCTTGTATCTTACAGAAACCACAAAGGGGACAGTCGCATTCCGTCAGTAATCGAAGACATGACAAAAGAACTTGGGGACGGAAACCAGTTCCCGGATCTTCTTGAAAGAATGGCTCAGTTCGAAGTAACCCTTCTTGACTGGGCTGAACAGAACAAGGGCAGCAGAAAGTATGTTGCCTTTGCTGACAAATGCTGGCCTGCATTCCCCAAAGAATTCGGATTTGAGCCCTGCTACGTAAACAGCCGCCTTGCTTCACGCGGAATTCCAGTAGCTTGCGAAGTAGACATTTACGGTGCCCTTTCAGAATACATCGGAACCTGCGTAAGCGGAGCCCCGGTAACACTGCTTGACATAAACAATTCAGTACCGCGTGACATGTACGAAAATTCCATAAAGGGAAAATCTGCATATCCGTACACACTTCAGGATACATTCATGGCATTCCACTGCGGAAACACACCGCTGTGCATGCTCAACAAGGCAAGCAATCCTGCAGTAAAGTACCAGCTTATCCAGAACCGTCTTCTCGAAAACGGCGGAACACCTGACTTTACACGCGGAACCCTTGAAGGAGACCTTCAGCCCGGAAAGATTACATTCTTCAGGCTCCAGTCTTCGGCAGACACGAAGCTCAAGGCATACATTGCCCAGGGTGAAATACTCAATGTTCCGTCAAAGTCTTTCGGCGGAATAGGAGTCTTTGCAATTCCAGAGATGGGAAGATTCTACAGGCACGTTCTTATCGGAAAACAGTATCCGCACCACGGAGCTGTAGCTTTCGGTAACTGCGGAAAAGCTCTGTACACAATTTTCCAGTATCTTAATATCGGTGACATTGCCTACAACCAGCCCAGGGAAGTACGCTACCCTGACGAAAATCCGTTCTGCTAAAAAACCACGGACTTATATAAAACCGGAATGCAGTATGTTTGTTTAATCAACCGTGGCACTCCGGTTTTTTTTGTAGCCAAAGTTCTGAATTAAGTTTATAATATAGGAATAGTATCTGCGTACAGCACGCGGAACCTATTCCAATATTATATTCAGGTTGTATTATGTCCATGGTAAAAAAAATAAAGCAGAAAATTCCGTTAATTGTACTGATTGCAGCATTGGGTGTAGCCGCCGTAATAATTGTCACCATGGAAAAAAACGGTAACAAAGACAAACAGGCCCGTCTTGTATATACAACGGAATCTGTAATGACAAAAATAAACGCAAACATAAACAACTATTTAAGAATACTTGACATATGGGAAACCCTGATTCTTCAGGATGACGGAAAAATAAGTGATTTTGAAAAGGCTTCCACTGTCCTTGCAGACAAATTAAAAGGCATACATTCCATTGCAATAGCTCCAGGCGATGTACCAAAATATTTTTTTCCTAAAGACCAGAACGACATAGTTTTGCAGAACCTGGACACAGACAAATCATTCCAAGAAGCTTTTAATACCAGACCCAACAAAACAAATCCTTCGCTGAACGGCCCTTTTACGGGAAAAGACAACAAGAAATATTTTCTTATGCGCAATCCTCTCAATGATCCGGCAAAAACAGGCAGGTACTGGGGTTATGCAGGAATAATCATCAGTTCAGACGCAATTTTTGACGGAATAAACCTTGAAGGAATGGAAAAACACGGTTATAAATTCGATTTGAGTGTAATAGATTCCACGTCAATAAATATAGTGCCTTTTATCAAGTCAAAGTCCCAGAAATTCTGCGATCCGCAGGAATTTACAATCCCTATTCTGAACCAGTACTGGGTATTAAAAATAGACCAGTTTATGACACATCAAAGAGCATATCTTGCAGTAAAAATCATTATCGCTATTCTCCTGAGCGTTTTCGCATCTCTTTTGTCTTCAATGCTTATGAACATCAGGGAAAGAAACAAGGAACTTGAAAAACTTACCTACATTGATGAACTTACAGGCCTTTCAAACAGCAGAAAATACCAGCAGACTTTGGATTGCCTGCAAAAAGAAGGTTCCCCCTACGGAATAATCTATCTTGACCTGAACAACTTCAAAACAGTAAACGACACTTACGGACACAAAATAGGAAACGAGCTTCTTAAAATAATTGCCAATTTATTGAAAAACTGCGTGCGCGACAAAGACAAACCTTACAGAATTGGCGGTGATGAATTTGCACTCATAATTAACGGTGCGCAGTCAGAAGAAACCTACAAAGCCATTATAAAAAGAATTGAAAATTCAATTGAACGTACAATTATTATAGGTTCACTCAAAATTACCCCCGGAATCAGTGCCGGTTATGCAAGAATTTTCGAAGACGGTGGAACCAGTGCAGAGATTGAACGCATTGCAGAAAAATCAATGTATGCAGAAAAAAAGCGCAAAAAAGCAGAAAGAAAATTTAATTAGGCTTGACTTTCGTCAATCCTAATTAAATTTTTAGAAATATATTGTCTCTCGGCAATTCATTTCTAAACTGCAAAAAAAGGTTGCCGGCAGGCAACCTTTTTTTAACCTATTTAAGGGCAGCACTGATTCTTTCGAGAACCTTTTTGCGGTCAAGAGGTTTTACAATATAGTTTTTTGCACCGCTAAGAAGGGACTTCTTTACAAGCTCTTCCTTACCAAGTGCACTTACCATAACTACACGGGCATTCTTGTCAAAAGCCATAATCTGTTCCAATGCAGTAATTCCGTCCATTCTTGGCATAGTAATGTCCATTGTAACAAGATCAACGTTGGGACAGAGTTCCTTGTATTTATCAACGCCTTCCTTACCGTCCTGAGCCGTAGCTACAATTTCGTATCCGTCGCTGGTAAGAATCTGTGTAAGCTGTTTTGCAACAAACATTGAATCATCAACTATCATGACTCTGAATTTGGAGCCGTCAACTTTAATACCTTCAGGCGGACGCTCATTTATTGCCGGAAAATCCTGTTTTGTCTTCATATATAAGCTCCTTATTTATGCACGCTCGCGGATTGCGACGTTTACTTCGATTTTTCCATATTCGGTAATCAGAGGAACAATAAGAGCTTCTACATTCTCATTGGTTCCGCCCAATGCCGCTATTTCCATTTTTTCTCCTGCAAACAGTGCAGGCGGAGTAAGATCAAACTTAAATCCAAGTTCATGAAGCTTTGTTACAGCCTGTGCCGTAATAAGATTGGCAAGTTCACTGATTGTAGCCTTTGCCAGATCATCAAAAACCTGAAGCTTTTCATCATTCATTTTAGAGGCAATATTAAGAGCCGTCTCAAATGTCATGTCAAAAAGAACACGGCCTTCTACATCTCCTGCAAGACCTACAAGAGCTGCAACACCCATTACAGGCATTGCCGTTGACTTCAGGTATAAATCACCGCGTTTAACCTCTGCACCGCCTAAAACTTCCTTCAAAACCCTGTAGGAAGTTTCAACAAACGGATTGATGTATTCTACTCTCATTCAAAATCCCCCTGTTTTTATTATACTTATTTTGAATAGAACGCCACATTTCCCGAAGTTTTTCTTGTAAATCCCGGAACAGAAAGAACTTCGTTGTCACCTGAAACAATAATTCCGTTGCCTTTCATTTTTTCCGCAAATTCAGAAAGAAGAACTTCCTGGGACTTTTCGGGAATAAATGATATCATATCCCTTACAAAAATAATATCAATAGGCGGAAGACTATTTGTGTTCACGCAGTCATGATATTCAAACATAACAGAATCCTTGATTTCCTTTGAGAAAGTATAATCACCGGAAGCCGTCTTTGTTGTATAGGGCTGGTACCAGTCCCTGCTTGCCTCATCTGTCAAATTCATTAACGGCGCATTTGAAACACTCAGAAGGTCAACATCATGCGCATAAATTTTTATTGAAGCATTCGGATAGCGCTTTTTTAAGATACAGGCCAGTGAATAGGACTCAAAACCTTTTCCACAGCCAGGATTCCAGACAACAATATTCCTTGCAGAATTGTCGGGAAGAATTTTATAAACAGACTGGGCATATTCTTCGGTCCACCATGTTCCGTTACATCTTGAATAGAAAGGTGCCAGGAAAGAATCTGCATCGGCCTCATTAAGAAGCTGAATATTTTCACCGCGCGCTTCACTCCATTCCTTAAAGCGGTTTTTAAACCAGTCTTCTGTTATGGAATTTACAGAAAATTTTCTGAGATTTTTAAGCGACTCCGAAACAAAGTGCATGTTTTCGGCAGCAATATCTTCTTTGCTTTTGGATTCAGATGC
Proteins encoded in this window:
- a CDS encoding BMP family ABC transporter substrate-binding protein, encoding MQFQKKKLRLPFQKLEQTRQNGEQNLQPLPQQKKFDVIISSNPSLPEIAEPVSRMFPEQKFIFLDAAVSGNKNMAAVSYNQKEQAYLSGYIAGLFSKTKRVGLIAAQEYPVMNEVLMPCFAKGASDAVPETVCDFRIVGNWYDASKGAEITKAMAFSGTDVILPICGGASRGVISAAKELGIHLVWFDENAFSKAPGTIISSCLVLQKKAAKETALDYLNGKILWGQTRTVGFSDGYIEFVRDDPLYESSVSPSIREKMDVLIESLSESN
- a CDS encoding ATP-binding cassette domain-containing protein; translation: MELCIQDLSKKYTLKTALDGITITFGGSKIHAILGENGAGKSTLVSILSGSLSPSGGKIFIDGIQTHFVSAADAMSKGIYIVRQRPVLAENLTVLQNILLGTGIFTGKKKTEKIKKQLAEIDPGIVPDEKIKNLGGNRRFYTSLAAALIYEPKCLILDEPSAFLDKEEREKLYKLLKTLAQKGMCIIVITHSRAEAAANADTVTVLNEGKLSHFYARASDSLADRNFFTEKSAQIVQQTNSGTQHKICLEISGFSCRPKNRPPVTDAGLQAYYGEICAVTSPGDSSLKTFEDALCGMEKDGLSGTVSFFSAQQKKTAIKAADLTPCFLRKNGTAVIPSDKTYRASNPSLTVAEMLSVYTKKDAEEKALDLIKDAAIEITPQQSVSDLSGGMLQRLILARELSTNPSLVIMCNPMQGLDAASQKRLCERILSLVSDKKAVILIGAEDFPLTLCSRVYTLESGILKLSFSKQAG
- a CDS encoding ABC transporter permease; translation: MYYLMTMLTSAGILMIAGTGALLSIRCGAMNLGGEGQIYAGGFAGCAVLVYVQGPSPLVFALALAASLASGSLLGLLSALLWEKRGAQPLLTSFIISAAVIPLIDGFISASKNTSATNMLALPYISEVYRMPKISLVLCPLFCIAARLFLYRTYSGRKMSLWGKAPEFASYCGFASSPYTYSSLAVSGALHALAGFTAVCMTYFTCHKGFYLGTGWNALSAALLSSGNPLMLIPSSLFLAWLYTFADRISLMNGFGFDIGGIIQGIVLFAISVFSVRSISQNSSGRRIK
- a CDS encoding ABC transporter permease, whose amino-acid sequence is MNAFLSILNIAAPLLPMTIGGLASEYAGRMALFLDGAANLGAFLCYTFTVFTGSPVTGTLLSVLGVAALVFILERLATRLKANMFLAALAMNILFSSLMTLLSSIIFGTRGVLFSEAFGFNPAAARGITSAVCLCVSAAIVFFLAFTIPGLELRISGSEAGVLEARGISADKYRCASWVLAGVCASLCGSCLAIRIDSYVPGISSGRGWTALAAVFLGRKNAVFAALCVLLFAFAEYLSANIQNIPAFAQFPSSILLALPYILAVILILVIPGKKDRQ
- the xylB gene encoding xylulokinase, encoding MEYLIGVDLGTSGTKTVLFDTNGNSIASKTIEYPLYQPQNGWAEQDPEDWWKAACGGMSAVISKSGINPSDIKGIGISGQMHGLVVLDKSGAVLRKSIIWCDQRTEKECEQITSLVGAERLISITANPALTGFTASKILWVRNHEPHIYEKCAHILLPKDYVRYRLTGEFATEVSDASGMQLLDVPGRKWSDEVLSKLQIDKSLLGTVYESPEITGRITKEAAELTKVPEGTPVAGGAGDNAAAAVGTGTVTDGTAFTTIGTSGVVFAHTSSPVIDPKGRVHTFCCAVPGAWHVMGVTQAAGLSLRWFRDNFCAAEKTVAESLGTDPYDTMNKEAQTVPPGCDKLLYLPYLMGERTPHLDPNCRGVFFGLSAMHTRAHMLRAVMEGVAFSQRDSADIIHGMGVDTSTMQVCGGGARSDVWRQMLADVMKTPVLRISNTEGPALGVAILAGTGTGIYKSVSEGCSAVIKMRDKTEPCAENSAEYEKYYKIYKELYPALKSVYKDLSQL
- a CDS encoding L-fucose/L-arabinose isomerase family protein → MEKFTNIPDVKLGIIAVSRDCFVISLSEKRRAAVAKAFAGKGSIFEAKTTVENEKDMLKAVEEVKAAGCNALVVFLGNFGPETPETQIAQKFDGPCMFVAAAEESDKDLINGRGDAYCGMLNCSYNLNLRHIPAVIPEYPVGTADDIAQMIEDFIPVARTIIGIKNLKIITFGSRPQDFFACNAPIKALYDLGIEIQENSELDLLVSYRNHKGDSRIPSVIEDMTKELGDGNQFPDLLERMAQFEVTLLDWAEQNKGSRKYVAFADKCWPAFPKEFGFEPCYVNSRLASRGIPVACEVDIYGALSEYIGTCVSGAPVTLLDINNSVPRDMYENSIKGKSAYPYTLQDTFMAFHCGNTPLCMLNKASNPAVKYQLIQNRLLENGGTPDFTRGTLEGDLQPGKITFFRLQSSADTKLKAYIAQGEILNVPSKSFGGIGVFAIPEMGRFYRHVLIGKQYPHHGAVAFGNCGKALYTIFQYLNIGDIAYNQPREVRYPDENPFC
- a CDS encoding sensor domain-containing diguanylate cyclase, coding for MVKKIKQKIPLIVLIAALGVAAVIIVTMEKNGNKDKQARLVYTTESVMTKINANINNYLRILDIWETLILQDDGKISDFEKASTVLADKLKGIHSIAIAPGDVPKYFFPKDQNDIVLQNLDTDKSFQEAFNTRPNKTNPSLNGPFTGKDNKKYFLMRNPLNDPAKTGRYWGYAGIIISSDAIFDGINLEGMEKHGYKFDLSVIDSTSINIVPFIKSKSQKFCDPQEFTIPILNQYWVLKIDQFMTHQRAYLAVKIIIAILLSVFASLLSSMLMNIRERNKELEKLTYIDELTGLSNSRKYQQTLDCLQKEGSPYGIIYLDLNNFKTVNDTYGHKIGNELLKIIANLLKNCVRDKDKPYRIGGDEFALIINGAQSEETYKAIIKRIENSIERTIIIGSLKITPGISAGYARIFEDGGTSAEIERIAEKSMYAEKKRKKAERKFN
- a CDS encoding response regulator, translated to MKTKQDFPAINERPPEGIKVDGSKFRVMIVDDSMFVAKQLTQILTSDGYEIVATAQDGKEGVDKYKELCPNVDLVTMDITMPRMDGITALEQIMAFDKNARVVMVSALGKEELVKKSLLSGAKNYIVKPLDRKKVLERISAALK
- a CDS encoding chemotaxis protein CheX, translating into MRVEYINPFVETSYRVLKEVLGGAEVKRGDLYLKSTAMPVMGVAALVGLAGDVEGRVLFDMTFETALNIASKMNDEKLQVFDDLAKATISELANLITAQAVTKLHELGFKFDLTPPALFAGEKMEIAALGGTNENVEALIVPLITEYGKIEVNVAIRERA
- a CDS encoding CheR family methyltransferase, with product MATIQDKLSILAKTTEAFDDSSDSRLSDEKKKVTLVDFKMVTFSLSGKDYAIDIMKVKEIAKAGHFTYVPNTLPFVRGVYNLRGDIIPIIDLRLFFNIDVSESDDEALENMLIVTVGEQTFGVVVDDIDKVVGIQKSSIQPPHPLFGDINIKYIYGVVEAEKRLYILLDIDRIFGVHSIEEAREMAASAKRNISAEEKEEEIPARLEEKTAEEKVAAVVASESKSKEDIAAENMHFVSESLKNLRKFSVNSITEDWFKNRFKEWSEARGENIQLLNEADADSFLAPFYSRCNGTWWTEEYAQSVYKILPDNSARNIVVWNPGCGKGFESYSLACILKKRYPNASIKIYAHDVDLLSVSNAPLMNLTDEASRDWYQPYTTKTASGDYTFSKEIKDSVMFEYHDCVNTNSLPPIDIIFVRDMISFIPEKSQEVLLSEFAEKMKGNGIIVSGDNEVLSVPGFTRKTSGNVAFYSK